The Triticum dicoccoides isolate Atlit2015 ecotype Zavitan chromosome 6A, WEW_v2.0, whole genome shotgun sequence genome has a window encoding:
- the LOC119318619 gene encoding aquaporin PIP1-5-like, protein MEGKEEDVRLGANRYSERQPIGTAAQGGGADEKDYKEPPPAPLFEAEELTSWSFYRAGIAEFLATFLFLYISVLTVMGVVGNPSGSKCGTVGIQGIAWSFGGMIFVLVYCTAGISGGHINPAVTFGLFLARKLSLTRAVFYMVMQCLGAICGAGVVKGFQTTLYQGNGGGANSVAPGYTKGDGLGAEIVGTFVLVYTVFSATDAKRSARDSHVPILAPLPIGFAVFLVHLATIPITGTGINPARSLGAAIIYNKKQAWDDHWIFWVGPFIGAALAAIYHVVVIRAIPFKSRD, encoded by the exons ATGGAGGGCAAGGAGGAGGACGTGCGCCTGGGCGCGAACCGCTACTCGGAGCGCCAGCCCATCGGCacggcggcgcagggcggcggcgcggacgagaAGGACTACAAGGAGCCGCCCCCGGCGCCCCTCTTCGAGGCGGAGGAGCTCACCTCCTGGTCCTTCTACCGGGCCGGCATCGCCGAGTTCCTGGCCACCTTCCTCTTCCTCTACATCTCGGTGCTCACCGTGATGGGCGTGGTGGGCAACCCGTCCGGGTCCAAGTGCGGCACCGTCGGCATCCAGGGCATCGCATGGAGCTTCGGCGGCATGATCTTCGTGCTCGTCTACTGCACCGCCGGCATCTCCGGCGGCCACATCAACCCCGCGGTCACCTTCGGGCTGTTCCTGGCCAGGAAGCTGTCGCTCACCAGGGCCGTCTTCTACATGGTTATGCAGTGCCTCGGGGCCATATGTGGCGCCGGCGTGGTCAAGGGGTTCCAGACCACGCTGTACCAGGGCAACGGCGGCGGCGCCAACTCCGTCGCGCCCGGGTACACCAAGGGGGATGGGTTGGGCGCCGAGATCGTCGGCACGTTCGTGCTGGTGTACACCGTCTTCTCCGCCACCGACGCCAAGCGCAGCGCCAGAGACTCCCACGTCCCC ATTTTGGCGCCGCTTCCGATTGGGTTCGCGGTATTCCTGGTGCACCTGGCGACGATCCCCATCACGGGGACCGGCATCAACCCGGCGAGGTCCCTGGGCGCCGCCATCATCTACAACAAGAAGCAGGCGTGGGACGACCAC TGGATCTTCTGGGTTGGCCCGTTCATCGGCGCGGCGCTGGCGGCCATCTACCACGTGGTGGTGATCAGGGCCATCCCCTTCAAGAGCCGCGACTAG